One window of the Eucalyptus grandis isolate ANBG69807.140 chromosome 8, ASM1654582v1, whole genome shotgun sequence genome contains the following:
- the LOC104416736 gene encoding disease resistance protein RPV1 codes for MGINHPYKVPNLGQLIIVHCQLLFLILLASSSSNSKTSFKVFVSFREENVGNNFVTHLYAALDHAGIYYFDVQRREKDEGNLMITVPKMIEESDLAIIIFSEDNAYSRLCLEEVVKIMECKKQRDLKVFPVFYRVELGRVSGLKGSYRTGIEYFQKKLNKDVRKLMRWKDALQEAGSLSGWYLDDEMSEAKIIEDIVKKISELKMYDVFLSFRGKDVREYFVKGLNEALVQKGIKTFMDSENLLMGQDFPSKLKEAIEQSRMYVVVFLENYAESWWCLKELVQIQGEKNRTKQLLPIFYKVAPQEVRGQNPREVSGKKQSYEKALTNHESEFGKRKVKKWKEALSKAANVNGIHLHDGNMHGCIPRIVKEIEKMMQRIE; via the exons ATGGGAATAAACCACCCATACAAAGTACCAAATCTTGGGCAACTCATTATTGTTCATTGTCAACTTCTGTTTCTGATTCTACtggcgtcttcttcttccaactCCAAAACGAGTTTCAAAGTCTTTGTGAGTTTTAGAGAAGAGAACGTTGGCAACAACTTTGTCACACATCTATACGCAGCTCTAGACCATGCTGGAATATACTACTTTGACGTTCAACGAAGGGAGAAAGATGAAGGGAATCTAATGATCACAGTTCCGAAGATGATCGAGGAATCAGACCTTgcaatcatcattttctccgAGGACAACGCCTATTCAAGGTTGTGTTTGGAAGAGGTGGTGAAAATCATGGAGTGTAAGAAGCAAAGAGACCTCAAGGTCTTTCCGGTGTTTTATAGAGTGGAATTAGGTAGAGTGAGTGGATTGAAAGGGAGTTATCGAACTGGTATcgaatattttcaaaagaagcTCAACAAGGATGTGAGGAAATTGATGAGATGGAAGGATGCTCTCCAGGAGGCGGGGAGCTTGTCTGGGTGGTACTTGGATGATGA AATGTCGGAGGCCAAGATAATTGAAGACATCGTCAAAAAGATCTCTGAACTGAAAATGTACGATGTGTTTCTGAGCTTCAGAGGGAAGGATGTCCGTGAGTACTTTGTTAAGGGTCTGAACGAGGCCTTGGTGCAAAAGGGCATAAAGACTTTCATGGACAGCGAGAACTTACTGATGGGCCAAGATTTCCCATCGAAACTGAAGGAAGCCATTGAACAATCTCGCATGTACGTTGTCGTTTTCTTAGAAAACTACGCCGAATCTTGGTGGTGTCTGAAGGAGTTGGTGCAGATCCAAGGGGAGAAGAACAGAACAAAACAGCTGTTGCCGATATTTTATAAGGTGGCACCGCAGGAAGTAAGGGGACAGAATCCACgggaagtgagtggaaagaaaCAGAGTTACGAGAAAGCATTGACCAACCATGAGAGCGAGTTTGGGAAGCGCAAGGTTAAAAAATGGAAGGAGGCTCTCTCTAAAGCTGCCAATGTGAATGGAATACATTTGCATGATGG GAACATGCATGGTTGCATCCCTAGGATTGTTAAAGAGATAGAGAAGATGATGCAAAGGATTGAATGA